From one Streptomyces sp. CA-210063 genomic stretch:
- a CDS encoding AAA family ATPase, translating into MDFGSRGPEAPADLAWLRGVDAYTMGAYPQAEEEFRAAVRMDPGMADGWLGLHALRVDTTTALLRMFRHRERFGEQRSRHRRTLNSWYWLGWWVQPVLESPRDLLLAHASHWLDGRHVPELDRALAGLPPVDADHQVRFLHACRAYLVKDWEQLVRHTDPLLDDPLLGIEAGLFGGMARVRLETYGQAEPLLSAALMRCRSEQPQRKELRYWLARAHEGTGRSAAALPLYRAVHRVDPAFMDTSARLAAIAEGDGYDDDASDFAAIALAGIGQDVLDGDGLEPFFDADGRDVKVSDPGLPPPGGLPPEAGDTFVREKSVAPVEPLPLPAGPTDPELLEEALAELERMVGLEPVKRQVKALSAQLNMARLRAGQGLPVQPPKRHFVFSGPSGTGKTTVARILGRVFYALGLLGGDHLVEAQRADLVGEYLGQTAVKANELIDSAIGGVLFVDEAYSLSNSGYGKGDAYGDEALQVLLKRAEDNRDHLVVILAGYPEGMDRLLTANPGLSSRFTTRVDFPSYRPLELTSIGEVLAAENGDVWDEEALDELRSISGHVVDQGWIDELGNGRFLRTLYEKSCAYRDLRLSGYPSIPTRDDLSTLRLPDLMQAYGEVLSGRGPQDPSAM; encoded by the coding sequence ATGGACTTCGGCTCGCGGGGCCCCGAGGCTCCGGCCGACCTCGCCTGGCTGCGAGGCGTGGACGCCTACACGATGGGCGCCTATCCGCAGGCGGAGGAGGAGTTCCGCGCCGCGGTGCGGATGGATCCCGGGATGGCCGACGGCTGGCTCGGGCTGCACGCGCTGCGGGTGGACACGACGACCGCGCTGCTCCGGATGTTCCGGCACCGGGAGCGCTTCGGGGAACAGCGCTCACGACACCGGCGCACCCTCAACTCCTGGTACTGGCTGGGCTGGTGGGTGCAGCCGGTGCTGGAGAGCCCGCGTGATCTCCTCCTCGCGCACGCCTCGCACTGGCTGGACGGGCGCCATGTGCCCGAGCTGGACCGGGCGCTCGCGGGGCTGCCGCCGGTCGACGCGGACCACCAGGTGCGCTTTCTGCACGCCTGCCGCGCCTATCTCGTCAAGGACTGGGAGCAGCTGGTCCGGCACACCGATCCGCTGCTCGACGATCCGCTGCTCGGGATCGAGGCGGGCCTGTTCGGCGGGATGGCCCGGGTCCGTCTGGAGACCTACGGGCAGGCCGAGCCGCTGCTCTCCGCCGCGCTGATGCGATGTCGCAGCGAGCAGCCGCAGCGCAAGGAGCTGCGGTACTGGCTGGCGCGCGCCCATGAGGGCACCGGGCGCAGCGCCGCCGCACTGCCGCTGTATCGGGCCGTGCACCGGGTCGACCCCGCCTTCATGGACACCTCCGCGCGGCTCGCGGCGATCGCCGAGGGGGACGGGTACGACGACGACGCGAGCGACTTCGCGGCGATAGCGCTCGCCGGGATCGGACAGGACGTGCTCGACGGGGACGGGCTGGAGCCGTTCTTCGACGCCGACGGACGTGATGTGAAGGTCTCCGATCCCGGACTGCCACCGCCGGGCGGGCTGCCGCCCGAGGCCGGTGACACCTTCGTACGGGAGAAGTCCGTGGCGCCGGTGGAGCCGCTGCCGCTGCCGGCCGGGCCGACGGATCCGGAGCTGCTGGAGGAGGCGCTCGCGGAGCTGGAGCGGATGGTCGGGCTGGAGCCGGTGAAGCGGCAGGTCAAGGCGTTGTCCGCGCAGCTGAACATGGCGCGGTTGCGGGCGGGGCAGGGGTTGCCCGTTCAGCCGCCCAAGCGGCACTTCGTCTTCTCCGGGCCGTCCGGGACCGGGAAGACGACCGTGGCGCGAATACTGGGCCGTGTCTTCTACGCGCTCGGGCTGCTGGGCGGGGATCACCTGGTGGAGGCCCAGCGCGCGGACCTCGTGGGCGAGTACCTCGGGCAGACCGCGGTGAAGGCCAACGAGCTGATCGACTCGGCGATCGGTGGTGTGCTGTTCGTGGACGAGGCGTACTCCCTGTCCAACTCCGGGTATGGGAAGGGCGACGCGTACGGTGACGAGGCGCTGCAGGTGCTGTTGAAGCGGGCCGAGGACAACCGGGATCATCTGGTCGTGATCCTCGCGGGCTATCCGGAGGGCATGGACCGGCTGCTGACCGCGAACCCCGGTCTGTCCTCCCGCTTCACGACCCGCGTCGACTTCCCCTCCTACCGGCCCCTGGAGCTGACTTCCATCGGCGAGGTTCTCGCCGCCGAGAACGGCGATGTCTGGGACGAGGAGGCCCTCGACGAGCTGCGCTCCATCTCCGGGCACGTCGTCGACCAGGGGTGGATCGACGAGCTCGGCAACGGGCGGTTCCTGCGGACGCTGTACGAGAAGAGCTGCGCGTACCGGGATCTGCGGCTGTCGGGGTATCCGTCGATTCCGACCCGGGACGATTTGTCGACGCTGCGGCTGCCGGATCTGATGCAGGCGTACGGGGAGGTTCTGTCGGGGCGGGGGCCGCAGGATCCTTCGGCGATGTGA
- a CDS encoding uridine kinase family protein, which translates to MHASPAPADPTVDDLAARLRLLPPSCGPVRLVGVDGHAGSGKSTFAGRLADALGGAPVLHLDDIATHEELFAWTPRLLDQVIEPLRRGESARYAPYDWSERGFGPARVLPAAPVIVVEGVGAGRRALRPYLARLMWMELPDEEAWARGRARDGAEQSDFWVGWVEAERRHFSEDPSRPFADLLIRPGHMGYEVLTGPATTPGSGPHLTQGDGPSAMC; encoded by the coding sequence ATGCACGCCTCTCCCGCCCCCGCGGACCCCACCGTCGACGACCTCGCCGCCCGGCTGCGGCTGCTGCCGCCCTCCTGCGGGCCGGTCCGGCTGGTCGGGGTCGACGGGCACGCGGGTTCCGGGAAGAGCACCTTCGCCGGACGGCTGGCCGACGCGCTCGGCGGCGCCCCGGTGCTGCACCTCGACGACATCGCCACGCACGAGGAGCTCTTCGCGTGGACGCCACGACTGCTGGATCAGGTGATCGAGCCGCTGCGGCGCGGGGAGAGCGCGCGCTATGCCCCGTACGACTGGAGTGAGCGCGGTTTCGGCCCCGCGCGCGTCCTGCCGGCCGCGCCCGTGATCGTCGTGGAGGGGGTCGGCGCGGGCCGGCGCGCGCTGCGTCCGTATCTGGCGCGGCTGATGTGGATGGAGTTGCCGGACGAGGAGGCCTGGGCGCGTGGGCGCGCGCGGGACGGGGCGGAACAGAGTGATTTCTGGGTCGGCTGGGTCGAGGCGGAACGACGGCACTTCTCCGAGGATCCTTCTCGGCCGTTCGCAGATCTTCTGATTCGGCCGGGACACATGGGGTACGAGGTGCTCACGGGACCTGCGACGACTCCCGGATCGGGGCCGCACCTCACTCAGGGTGACGGACCATCCGCAATGTGCTGA
- a CDS encoding peptidase C39 family protein — translation MTSLSEPSRRTVLAAAVATAAAAAGGSAGPAAADTTSGRGEAPVRPARAPERFADNHFWTSYTDWRAGSAKGTRARAGERPGLVIDVPVGTTDYPDPHTGRTAAWEYATWTSPVHRLAVPATEVIASWNAHTPDGTWVQIELRGTYSDGTDTPWYVLGRWAAGDQDIRRTSVDGQEDGKSSIWTDTFAIDDPATGLRLASYRLRLTLYRTPGTRLTPTVWRLGAMGSDVPDRFTVPASTPGLARELNVPRYSQETHKGQYPEYDNGGEAWCSPTSSQMIIEFWGRKPSAADLAWVDPAYADPQVCHAARFTYDYQYEGCGNWPFNAAYAATYKDLQGVVTRLGSLTDLETLIAAGIPAITSQSFLAEELTGAGYGTAGHLMTVIGFTADGDVIANDPNSPTNEAVRRIYRRREWENIWLRTKRYNAAGKVVSGTGGVCYLYFPARPTARQRAALAAVGVR, via the coding sequence ATGACGAGCCTTTCCGAGCCGTCCCGCAGGACCGTCCTGGCCGCAGCCGTCGCCACCGCCGCCGCGGCGGCCGGTGGATCGGCGGGCCCGGCGGCAGCCGACACGACAAGCGGCCGGGGCGAGGCCCCCGTCCGCCCCGCGCGAGCGCCGGAACGCTTCGCGGACAACCACTTCTGGACCTCGTACACCGACTGGCGCGCGGGCAGTGCGAAGGGCACCCGGGCGAGGGCGGGGGAGCGGCCGGGGCTGGTGATCGACGTGCCGGTCGGCACGACCGACTACCCCGACCCGCACACCGGGCGGACGGCCGCCTGGGAGTACGCGACCTGGACCTCCCCGGTCCACCGGCTCGCCGTGCCCGCCACCGAGGTGATCGCGTCCTGGAACGCGCACACCCCCGACGGAACCTGGGTCCAGATCGAGCTGCGGGGCACGTACTCCGACGGCACGGACACGCCCTGGTACGTCCTGGGCCGGTGGGCGGCAGGCGACCAGGACATCAGACGGACCTCCGTCGACGGCCAGGAGGACGGCAAGAGCAGCATCTGGACCGACACCTTCGCGATCGACGACCCGGCCACGGGCCTGCGCCTCGCCTCGTACCGGCTGCGTCTGACCCTGTACCGCACGCCCGGCACCCGGCTCACCCCCACGGTGTGGCGGCTGGGCGCGATGGGCTCCGACGTCCCCGACCGCTTCACGGTCCCGGCGTCCACCCCCGGGCTCGCGCGGGAGCTGAACGTCCCGCGCTACTCCCAGGAGACCCACAAGGGCCAGTACCCCGAGTACGACAACGGTGGCGAGGCCTGGTGCAGCCCCACCTCCTCGCAGATGATCATAGAGTTCTGGGGCCGCAAGCCCAGCGCCGCGGACCTGGCCTGGGTCGATCCGGCGTACGCGGACCCGCAGGTCTGCCACGCGGCGCGGTTCACCTACGACTACCAGTACGAGGGCTGCGGCAACTGGCCCTTCAACGCCGCGTACGCCGCCACCTACAAGGACCTCCAGGGCGTGGTGACCCGGCTCGGCTCGCTCACCGATCTGGAGACGCTGATCGCGGCGGGCATCCCGGCGATCACCTCCCAGTCGTTCCTCGCCGAGGAGCTGACGGGGGCCGGCTACGGCACGGCCGGCCATCTGATGACGGTGATCGGCTTCACCGCCGACGGCGACGTCATCGCCAACGACCCGAACTCGCCGACCAACGAGGCGGTGCGCCGGATCTACCGGCGGCGCGAGTGGGAGAACATCTGGCTGCGGACCAAGCGGTACAACGCCGCCGGCAAGGTCGTCTCCGGCACCGGCGGTGTCTGCTATCTGTACTTCCCGGCACGGCCCACGGCCCGCCAGCGCGCGGCGCTCGCGGCGGTGGGAGTGCGCTGA
- a CDS encoding SCO1431 family membrane protein, which produces MTATSATTTRVHSRTGGPKDDGPKIVEHVMGWTLVVVVAMLVTQLGLL; this is translated from the coding sequence ATGACCGCGACCTCCGCCACCACCACCCGTGTCCACAGCCGCACGGGCGGCCCCAAGGACGACGGCCCGAAGATCGTCGAGCATGTGATGGGCTGGACCCTGGTCGTGGTGGTCGCGATGCTGGTGACCCAGCTGGGTCTGCTGTGA
- a CDS encoding TetR/AcrR family transcriptional regulator: MNSSQQRGVEPPRARGTDRSLARRAELISIGRKLFADTSYDTLSMDDIARQAHVAKGLIYYYFKSKRGYYLAIVEDSVADLITFAASGIQLPPVERVHRTIDGYLRYAEDNQAAYRTIVSGGVGFDAQVHAIRDGVREAIVATIAEGAYGRSDIEPVARMGLFGWVCAVEGATLDWIDRPELPRDTMRDLLVKMLGGSLRAIEELAPAYLAPEPARRDI, from the coding sequence TTGAATAGTAGTCAACAGCGTGGTGTCGAACCGCCGCGGGCCCGCGGCACCGACCGCTCGTTAGCTCGCCGCGCCGAACTCATCTCCATCGGGCGGAAGTTGTTCGCCGACACGTCGTACGACACGTTGTCGATGGACGACATCGCGCGGCAGGCGCACGTGGCCAAGGGACTGATCTACTACTACTTCAAGTCCAAGCGCGGCTACTACCTCGCGATCGTCGAGGACTCGGTGGCCGATCTGATCACGTTCGCCGCGAGCGGCATCCAACTGCCGCCCGTGGAGCGGGTGCACCGCACCATAGACGGCTATCTGCGCTACGCGGAGGACAACCAGGCCGCGTACCGCACGATCGTCAGCGGCGGCGTCGGCTTCGACGCCCAGGTGCACGCCATCCGGGACGGCGTCCGCGAGGCGATCGTCGCCACCATCGCCGAGGGCGCGTACGGCAGGAGCGACATCGAACCGGTGGCCCGTATGGGTTTGTTCGGCTGGGTGTGCGCGGTCGAGGGCGCCACCCTCGACTGGATCGACCGCCCGGAACTGCCCCGCGACACCATGCGCGACCTGCTCGTCAAGATGCTGGGCGGCTCGCTGCGCGCCATCGAGGAGCTCGCCCCGGCCTATCTCGCGCCGGAGCCCGCCCGCCGGGACATCTGA
- a CDS encoding glycoside hydrolase family 18 protein, which yields MLRPHSSRVPVRPLVAATCCAALGAGLLAGAGTATATPAKPGPKPHVADATNAADSKVVGYFIDWGIYGRQYYVKNIETSGSAKKLTHINYAFGNVVDGKCTIGDAWADTDKPFTAEESVDGVADTADQPLSGNFNQLRKLKKLHPDLKIIWSFGGWTWSGGFGEAAKDPEAFANSCYDLVENSRWKDVFDGIDIDWEYPNACGLTCDTSGSEAFEDMMAALRKRFGKKELVTAAITADAKPGGKIDAADYAGAAKYVDWYNPMTYDYFGAWDATTAPHSPLYPYPGIADKAFNTAATIRKLKGLGIPSSKLLLGIGFYGRGWTGVTQSAPGGTATGPAAGTYEAGYEDYKVLKATCPANGTVGGTAYAKCGDDWWSYDTPQTIKGKMAYKNAQGLGGTFFWELSGDTANGELIRAIK from the coding sequence ATGCTCAGACCGCACAGCTCCCGCGTCCCCGTCAGACCCCTCGTCGCCGCCACGTGTTGCGCCGCCCTCGGCGCCGGACTCCTCGCCGGAGCGGGCACCGCGACCGCCACGCCCGCGAAGCCGGGCCCCAAGCCCCACGTGGCCGACGCGACCAACGCGGCCGACTCCAAGGTTGTCGGCTACTTCATCGACTGGGGCATCTACGGCCGCCAGTACTACGTCAAGAACATCGAGACGTCCGGCTCGGCGAAGAAGCTCACGCACATCAACTACGCCTTCGGCAACGTCGTCGACGGCAAGTGCACGATCGGCGACGCATGGGCGGACACCGACAAGCCGTTCACCGCAGAGGAGTCCGTGGACGGCGTCGCCGACACCGCCGACCAGCCACTGAGCGGCAACTTCAACCAGCTGCGCAAGCTGAAGAAGCTGCACCCCGACCTCAAGATCATCTGGTCGTTCGGCGGCTGGACCTGGTCCGGCGGCTTCGGCGAGGCGGCGAAGGACCCGGAGGCCTTCGCGAACTCCTGCTACGACCTCGTCGAGAACTCCCGGTGGAAGGATGTCTTCGACGGCATCGACATCGACTGGGAGTACCCCAACGCCTGCGGCCTGACCTGCGACACCAGCGGCAGCGAAGCCTTCGAGGACATGATGGCGGCGCTGCGCAAACGATTCGGCAAGAAGGAGCTGGTCACCGCGGCGATCACGGCCGACGCCAAGCCCGGCGGCAAGATCGACGCGGCGGACTACGCGGGCGCCGCGAAGTACGTCGACTGGTACAACCCGATGACGTACGACTACTTCGGCGCCTGGGACGCGACCACCGCCCCGCACTCACCGCTGTACCCGTACCCGGGCATCGCCGACAAGGCGTTCAACACCGCCGCCACCATCAGGAAGCTGAAGGGCCTCGGCATCCCGTCCTCCAAGCTGCTGCTCGGCATCGGTTTCTATGGGCGCGGCTGGACCGGTGTCACCCAGTCGGCGCCCGGCGGCACGGCGACCGGCCCGGCGGCGGGGACGTACGAGGCGGGCTACGAGGACTACAAGGTGCTCAAGGCGACGTGCCCGGCCAACGGGACGGTCGGCGGCACCGCGTACGCCAAGTGCGGTGACGACTGGTGGAGTTACGACACCCCGCAGACCATCAAGGGGAAGATGGCCTACAAGAACGCGCAGGGCCTCGGCGGCACGTTCTTCTGGGAGCTGAGCGGCGACACGGCGAACGGTGAGCTGATCAGGGCGATCAAGTAG
- a CDS encoding acyl-CoA dehydrogenase family protein, which translates to MSDRAPQPVDRQLPTEEARDLISLVREIAQREIAPYAAEEEEAGRFPRELFSLLSESGLLGLPYDSEYGGGDQPYEVYLQALEELAMARLTVGLGVSVHTLACHALANYGTKEQQAEHLPSMLGGRLLGAYCLSEPSSGSDAASLRTKAVRDDGGPSRSSGAESGGGWLITGTKAWITHGGIADFYTVMARTGGEGSRGITAFLVPGDAEGLSAAAPEKKMGMKGSPTAQLHFDGVRVSGSRRLGEEGQGFAIALSALDSGRLGIAACAIGVAQAALDEAVAYATGRQQFGRPISDFQGLRFMLADMATRIEAGRALYLSAARLRDAGRPFSKQAAMAKLLCTDTAMKVTTDAVQILGGYGYTADFPTERYMREAKVLQIVEGTNQIQRMVIARHLAGPESR; encoded by the coding sequence ATGTCAGACCGCGCGCCGCAGCCGGTGGACCGTCAACTGCCCACGGAAGAGGCCCGGGATCTGATCTCGCTCGTCCGCGAGATCGCACAGCGGGAGATCGCCCCGTACGCGGCCGAGGAGGAGGAAGCCGGTCGCTTCCCGCGCGAGCTCTTCAGCCTGCTCTCGGAGTCGGGACTGCTCGGCCTGCCCTACGACTCGGAATACGGCGGCGGCGACCAGCCGTACGAGGTCTATCTCCAGGCCCTGGAAGAGCTCGCCATGGCCCGCCTCACCGTCGGCCTCGGCGTGAGCGTCCATACGCTCGCCTGTCACGCCCTCGCCAACTACGGCACCAAGGAGCAGCAGGCCGAGCACCTGCCGTCGATGCTCGGCGGCCGTCTGCTCGGCGCGTACTGCCTCTCCGAGCCGTCGTCAGGCTCGGACGCCGCGTCCCTGCGGACGAAGGCCGTCCGGGACGATGGGGGTCCCTCCCGCTCGAGCGGAGCCGAGAGTGGGGGAGGCTGGCTGATCACCGGCACCAAGGCCTGGATCACCCACGGCGGCATCGCCGACTTCTACACGGTCATGGCGCGCACGGGCGGCGAGGGCTCCCGGGGCATCACGGCCTTCCTGGTGCCCGGCGACGCCGAGGGGCTGAGCGCGGCGGCGCCCGAGAAGAAGATGGGCATGAAGGGCTCACCCACCGCGCAGCTCCACTTCGACGGGGTGCGCGTCTCCGGCAGTCGGCGCCTGGGGGAGGAGGGCCAGGGTTTCGCGATCGCCCTGTCCGCGCTCGACTCCGGGCGGCTCGGCATCGCGGCCTGCGCGATCGGCGTGGCCCAGGCTGCCCTGGACGAGGCGGTCGCCTACGCCACCGGGCGGCAGCAGTTCGGGCGGCCGATCTCCGACTTCCAGGGACTGCGCTTCATGCTCGCGGACATGGCGACCCGGATAGAGGCGGGCCGGGCGCTCTATCTGTCCGCCGCACGGCTCCGCGACGCGGGCAGGCCCTTCTCCAAGCAGGCGGCCATGGCGAAGCTGCTGTGCACCGACACCGCGATGAAGGTCACCACGGACGCCGTCCAGATCCTCGGCGGGTACGGCTACACGGCGGACTTCCCCACCGAGCGGTACATGCGCGAGGCCAAGGTGCTCCAGATCGTCGAGGGCACCAATCAGATCCAGCGCATGGTCATCGCCCGTCACCTCGCGGGGCCCGAGTCACGCTGA
- a CDS encoding Lrp/AsnC family transcriptional regulator, protein MEELDRQIVQLLVADGRMSYTDLGKATGLSTSAVHQRVRRLEQRGVIRGYAAVVDPEAVGLPMTAFISVKPFDPSAPDDIAERLAGVPEIEACHSVAGDENYILKVRVATPHELEELLARVRSLAGVSTRTTVVLSTPYEARPPRI, encoded by the coding sequence ATGGAGGAGCTGGACCGACAGATCGTGCAGCTGCTCGTCGCGGACGGGCGGATGAGCTACACCGACCTGGGCAAGGCCACGGGCCTGTCCACGTCGGCGGTGCATCAGCGTGTGCGCCGACTTGAGCAGCGTGGCGTCATCCGGGGCTATGCCGCGGTCGTCGACCCCGAGGCCGTCGGGCTGCCGATGACCGCCTTCATCTCGGTCAAACCCTTCGATCCCAGTGCCCCCGACGACATCGCCGAACGCCTCGCCGGCGTCCCGGAGATCGAGGCCTGCCACAGCGTCGCCGGCGACGAGAACTACATCCTCAAGGTCCGCGTGGCGACCCCCCACGAGCTGGAGGAACTGCTGGCACGGGTGCGGTCCCTGGCGGGGGTGTCGACACGGACGACGGTGGTGCTGTCGACGCCGTACGAGGCCAGGCCGCCGAGGATCTGA
- a CDS encoding amidohydrolase, giving the protein MSDRTASSKTVLLRGGEVHSPADPFATAMVVEHGQIAWVGSEGAADAFAAGVDEVIDLEGALVTPAFTDAHVHTTATGLALTGLDLSTAPTLDAALVLVREFAAARPDDRVLLGHGWDAARWPGGRPPTRAELDEATGGRPLYLSRIDVHSAVVTTALLDLVPGADAFEDGPLTRDAHHAVRATALGAVTPAQRTEAQRAALARAASLGIGSVHECAGPEISSEDDFTGLLRLAAEEPGPRVVGYWAERDVEKARALGAVGAAGDLFVDGALGSHTACLHEPYADAAHTGTAYLDTEAVAAHVVACTEAGLQAGFHAIGDAAVTSVVEGVRAAAEKVGLVRVRAARHRVEHAEMLTPETVAAFAELGLTASVQPAFDALWGGEDGMYAQRLGVDRARTLNPFAALLRAGVPLAFGSDSPVTPLDPWGTVRAAAFHRTPEHRVSVRAAFTAHTRGGWRAIGRDDAGVLVPGAPADYAVWRTGELVVQAPDDRVARWSTDPRSGTPGLPDLSPGTDLPVCLRTVVAGRTVFVRPGE; this is encoded by the coding sequence ATGAGTGATCGCACCGCCTCGTCGAAGACCGTGTTGCTGCGCGGTGGAGAAGTCCACAGCCCCGCGGACCCGTTCGCCACCGCGATGGTCGTGGAGCACGGCCAGATCGCCTGGGTCGGCTCAGAGGGCGCCGCCGACGCCTTCGCGGCCGGCGTCGACGAGGTGATCGACCTCGAAGGAGCCCTGGTCACCCCGGCGTTCACCGACGCCCATGTGCACACCACCGCCACCGGCCTCGCGCTCACCGGCCTCGACCTCTCCACGGCCCCCACCCTGGACGCCGCCCTCGTTCTCGTACGGGAATTCGCGGCCGCCCGCCCGGACGACCGCGTCCTCCTCGGCCACGGCTGGGACGCCGCCCGCTGGCCCGGCGGCCGCCCGCCGACCCGCGCCGAACTCGACGAGGCCACCGGCGGCCGTCCGCTCTACCTCAGCCGGATCGACGTCCACTCGGCGGTCGTCACCACCGCCCTGCTCGACCTGGTCCCGGGCGCCGACGCCTTCGAGGACGGCCCGCTCACCCGCGACGCCCACCACGCCGTACGCGCCACCGCGCTCGGCGCCGTCACCCCCGCCCAGCGCACCGAGGCCCAGCGGGCCGCCCTCGCCCGCGCCGCCTCGCTCGGCATCGGCTCGGTCCACGAGTGCGCGGGCCCGGAGATCTCCTCCGAGGACGACTTCACGGGGCTGCTGCGGCTCGCCGCCGAGGAGCCCGGCCCGCGCGTCGTCGGCTACTGGGCGGAGCGCGATGTGGAGAAGGCGCGCGCCCTCGGGGCCGTCGGCGCCGCGGGCGACCTCTTCGTCGACGGTGCCCTCGGCTCGCACACGGCGTGTCTGCACGAGCCGTACGCCGACGCCGCGCACACCGGTACGGCGTACCTGGACACGGAAGCGGTCGCCGCCCATGTGGTCGCCTGCACCGAGGCGGGCCTCCAGGCGGGTTTCCACGCCATCGGGGACGCCGCGGTGACGTCGGTGGTCGAGGGCGTGCGCGCGGCCGCCGAGAAAGTCGGCCTGGTCCGTGTGCGGGCCGCCCGGCACCGCGTCGAGCACGCCGAGATGCTCACCCCCGAGACCGTCGCCGCCTTCGCCGAACTCGGCCTCACCGCCTCCGTCCAGCCCGCCTTCGACGCGCTGTGGGGCGGCGAGGACGGCATGTACGCCCAGCGGCTGGGCGTCGACCGCGCCCGCACCCTCAACCCGTTCGCGGCCCTGCTGCGCGCCGGCGTACCGCTGGCCTTCGGCTCCGACAGCCCGGTCACCCCTCTCGACCCATGGGGCACCGTCCGCGCGGCGGCCTTCCACCGCACGCCGGAGCACCGGGTGTCCGTGCGCGCCGCGTTCACGGCGCACACGCGGGGCGGCTGGCGGGCGATCGGACGGGACGACGCGGGCGTCCTCGTACCGGGCGCGCCCGCGGACTACGCGGTGTGGCGCACCGGCGAACTCGTCGTCCAGGCCCCCGACGACCGCGTCGCCCGCTGGTCCACCGACCCCCGTTCCGGTACCCCCGGCCTGCCCGATCTGAGCCCCGGCACCGACCTGCCCGTCTGTCTGCGGACCGTGGTCGCGGGGCGGACGGTCTTCGTACGGCCGGGCGAGTGA
- a CDS encoding polyprenol monophosphomannose synthase, with protein MNDGDGTLAAEGQERRFGPLGTALVIIPTYNEAENIKAIVGRVRKAVPEAHVLVADDNSPDGTGKLADELAVGDDHVQVLHRKGKEGLGAAYLAGFRWGMEHGYGVLIEMDADGSHQPEELPRLLTALKGADLVLGSRWVPGGRVVNWPKSREFISRGGSLYSRVLLDVPVRDVTGGYRAFRRETLEGLGLDEVASQGYCFQVDLARRAIKAGYHVVEVPITFVERELGDSKMSRDILVEALWRVTAWGVGERVGKVLGRDAKGPGQDSRTSGQDKRG; from the coding sequence GTGAACGACGGCGACGGGACCCTCGCGGCGGAAGGCCAGGAGAGGCGGTTCGGCCCGCTCGGCACGGCCTTGGTGATCATCCCGACCTACAACGAGGCGGAGAACATCAAGGCGATCGTCGGCCGGGTGCGGAAGGCCGTTCCCGAAGCGCACGTCCTGGTGGCCGACGACAACAGCCCCGACGGCACCGGCAAGCTCGCCGACGAACTGGCCGTCGGGGACGACCATGTCCAGGTGCTGCACCGCAAGGGCAAGGAAGGGCTCGGCGCCGCCTACCTCGCGGGCTTCCGCTGGGGCATGGAGCACGGCTACGGCGTACTGATCGAGATGGACGCCGACGGCTCCCACCAGCCCGAGGAACTGCCCCGGCTGCTGACCGCGCTCAAGGGCGCCGACCTCGTCCTCGGCTCCCGCTGGGTGCCGGGCGGGCGCGTGGTGAACTGGCCCAAGTCCCGCGAGTTCATCTCCCGCGGCGGCAGCCTCTACTCCCGTGTCCTGCTGGACGTCCCCGTCCGGGACGTCACCGGCGGCTACCGCGCCTTCCGCCGCGAGACCCTCGAAGGCCTCGGCCTCGACGAGGTCGCCTCCCAGGGCTACTGCTTCCAGGTCGACCTGGCCCGCCGCGCGATCAAGGCGGGCTATCACGTCGTCGAGGTGCCCATCACCTTCGTCGAGCGCGAGCTGGGCGACTCCAAGATGAGCCGGGACATCCTCGTCGAGGCGCTGTGGCGGGTCACGGCGTGGGGCGTGGGGGAGCGGGTCGGCAAGGTCCTGGGGCGGGACGCCAAGGGGCCCGGGCAGGACAGCAGGACGTCAGGGCAGGACAAGCGGGGCTGA
- the fxsA gene encoding FxsA family membrane protein, whose protein sequence is MTTGASTPTYPARPRRSRLRTFVPLGVAAWLVLEIWLLTMVASAAGGLTVFLVLVAGFLLGSAVVKRAGRRAFRALSETLQQQQGGGGTAAPGARKSEGNGFLMLGGLLLILPGLLSDAVGLVLLIPPVQKALGRYTERTFERKIRAASAGSVGDAFQQARIHRPDGKVVPGEVIRDDAGAGAGDASPEGPRPPLNR, encoded by the coding sequence ATGACGACTGGCGCTTCGACCCCGACGTACCCCGCACGGCCCCGGCGCTCCCGGCTGCGCACGTTCGTGCCGTTGGGTGTCGCGGCGTGGCTCGTGCTGGAGATCTGGCTGCTCACCATGGTCGCGAGCGCGGCCGGCGGTCTGACCGTCTTCCTCGTCCTCGTCGCCGGATTCCTCCTCGGCTCCGCGGTGGTGAAGCGGGCCGGGCGGCGGGCGTTCCGGGCGCTGAGCGAGACGCTGCAACAGCAGCAGGGCGGTGGCGGTACGGCCGCGCCCGGCGCCCGCAAGAGTGAGGGCAACGGCTTCCTGATGCTGGGCGGTCTGCTGCTGATCCTGCCGGGGCTGCTCTCGGACGCGGTGGGGCTGGTGCTGTTGATTCCGCCGGTGCAGAAGGCGCTGGGTCGCTACACGGAGCGGACCTTCGAGCGGAAGATCCGTGCGGCGAGTGCCGGGTCTGTCGGGGATGCCTTTCAGCAGGCGCGCATTCATCGGCCTGACGGCAAGGTCGTGCCGGGTGAGGTGATTCGGGACGATGCCGGTGCCGGTGCCGGTGACGCGTCGCCGGAGGGGCCTCGGCCGCCGCTGAATCGTTGA